Proteins from a single region of Thermococcus sp. CX2:
- a CDS encoding TraB domain-containing protein → MSYLRYVKLIGTMHVSPKSREEVIRTILSEKPHAVAIELDRTRFLAMSQNRKVSLEDALRYGKRGLINYVLAKVEEKLGEEFGMKPGEEMKAAISAAQTLGVPLYLIDEDINVTLAKIAAAPSREKLLMALESLSIFLPLNLGESSDPMADYRVMMLQFKRRYPYLYHVLVEERNEIMARNLISIVDSLRTRGVKKPKVIAVVGLGHKPGIEHILDRERGKFLPTTG, encoded by the coding sequence ATGAGCTACCTGCGCTACGTCAAGCTTATCGGAACCATGCACGTCTCCCCAAAGAGTAGAGAGGAGGTAATAAGGACCATTCTCTCTGAGAAACCTCATGCAGTTGCGATAGAACTCGACAGGACGCGCTTTTTGGCCATGAGCCAGAACCGTAAAGTTAGCCTCGAGGATGCCCTCCGCTACGGAAAGAGGGGGCTTATAAACTACGTTCTGGCTAAGGTCGAGGAGAAACTCGGAGAAGAGTTCGGGATGAAGCCCGGAGAGGAAATGAAGGCCGCGATAAGCGCCGCCCAAACCCTCGGCGTCCCGTTATACCTCATCGATGAGGACATCAACGTCACACTCGCCAAGATAGCCGCCGCACCATCGCGCGAGAAGCTCCTGATGGCGCTTGAGAGCCTCAGCATATTTCTGCCCTTAAATCTCGGAGAAAGCTCTGATCCAATGGCAGACTACAGGGTGATGATGCTCCAATTCAAGCGTCGCTACCCCTACCTCTATCACGTCCTCGTGGAGGAGCGCAACGAGATAATGGCTCGCAATCTAATCTCGATCGTGGATTCCCTGAGAACCCGGGGCGTTAAGAAGCCGAAGGTTATTGCGGTTGTGGGCCTTGG
- a CDS encoding ribonuclease Z encodes MLEVIFLGTGGIMPTLERNVPTIALRYKGEIILFDVGEGTMRQMNTAKLSPMKVEKIFITHFHGDHYLGLAALIQTMNLWGREKPLHIYGPKYTFQFVQNFLNSGFFRPGFDIHVHELGETRLKFGDYEIWSFKVEHGVPALGYVFKEKDRRGKFLPEKLAEYGLSEGPILGKLEREGKIEWNGRIIHLEDVTGPRRKGVKVVYTGDTEPCERVRLFSENADLLIHEATYLTSDDRGESYHSTVEEACQTAKKAKVKLLALFHRAFRYTYDEYVAKARELCDVPFVVPRDFDVLTFKSGRWEMRNLRED; translated from the coding sequence ATGCTTGAAGTGATCTTCCTGGGTACCGGCGGGATAATGCCCACCCTCGAGAGGAACGTTCCAACCATAGCGCTCCGCTATAAGGGTGAGATAATACTCTTCGATGTTGGAGAAGGCACGATGAGACAGATGAACACCGCAAAGCTCAGCCCGATGAAGGTTGAAAAGATATTCATCACCCACTTTCACGGTGACCACTACCTCGGCCTGGCCGCACTGATACAGACCATGAACCTCTGGGGCAGGGAAAAGCCCCTCCATATCTACGGGCCAAAGTACACCTTCCAGTTTGTCCAGAACTTCCTGAACAGCGGCTTCTTCAGGCCCGGCTTTGATATACACGTCCACGAGCTCGGCGAGACCAGACTGAAGTTCGGGGACTACGAAATCTGGAGCTTTAAGGTTGAGCATGGCGTTCCTGCCCTCGGCTACGTTTTCAAGGAGAAAGACCGGAGGGGCAAATTTCTGCCGGAGAAGCTCGCAGAATACGGCCTGAGCGAGGGGCCGATTCTGGGAAAGCTTGAGCGGGAGGGTAAAATCGAGTGGAACGGAAGGATAATCCACCTCGAAGACGTTACTGGGCCGCGGAGGAAGGGGGTTAAAGTCGTTTACACAGGTGACACGGAGCCATGCGAGAGGGTGCGGCTCTTCTCTGAAAACGCCGACCTGCTCATCCATGAGGCGACTTACCTAACTTCGGACGACAGGGGCGAGAGCTACCACTCGACCGTCGAAGAAGCCTGTCAGACGGCCAAAAAGGCCAAGGTTAAGCTTTTGGCGTTGTTCCACAGGGCCTTCCGCTATACTTATGACGAATACGTGGCAAAGGCGAGGGAATTGTGCGATGTCCCCTTTGTGGTCCCTAGGGACTTCGACGTTCTGACCTTCAAATCTGGGCGCTGGGAGATGAGAAACCTTCGGGAGGATTGA